Part of the Henckelia pumila isolate YLH828 chromosome 2, ASM3356847v2, whole genome shotgun sequence genome is shown below.
TAAGCTAATGCAGGAAaaattcgagatgagcatgatgggtgaactgaatttctttcttggattacAAGTTCGCCTAATGGAAAATGGGACATTCATAAGCCAAACTAAGTATACCAAAGAACTTATCAaaaagtttgatatggaaaactGCACAGTTGCAACAACTCCCATGGGTGTATCGATTAAGCTTGACAAAGACGAATGGGTAATATCAGTTGATgaaacaatgtatcgaggtctaatAGGTTCATTGCTTTATTTAACAGCCAGTAGACCTGACATTGTCTTTGCAATTTGTTTATGCGCCAGATTTCAGTCTAATCCTAAGCAGTCCCACTTCATAGCTGGCAAGAGGATACTAAGATATCTTAAAGAAACTCAGAATGTTAGGCTGTGGTATGCTAAGCATAATTCTTTCAATCTAGTTGGATACTCAGATGCTGATTATGCTAGATGTAAACTGGATAGAAAAAGTACTAGTggatcatgtcaattccttgggaATATACTGATCTCATGGTTTAGCAAGAAACAAACATCCATTGCAACCTCTACAACAGAAGCAAAGTACTTGGCTGCAGGAAGTTGTTGTGCTCAACtgctctggattcaacaacagTTGAGGGATTATGGAATTGAGGAACAAGATTCACCAATATTCTGTGATAACACCAGCACAATTGCAATCACTTACAACTCCATTTTTCATTCAAGAACAAAGCATATTGAAGTTTGCATCATTTTATCCGTGATCATGCACTCAAGAAGAATATCCGACTAGAGAATATATCAACGGAGCAACAAACTGCTGACATCTTCACCAAACCACTCCCAGAGtctaagttttcttactttcgaaATATCTTAGGACTTATTGAGTTGAATTAAAATTAGTTTATACATTGCAAATTGTCTAAAGAAGTTTAGCATGACCTAAACTGAACTCTCctcaaaatcattaaatttttcatttttttacttGTTCACGATGCTTTAAAATTCTCCTTATATATTTAACTTAGTATAAGCATATATTAAGGGGGAATATTGTTATTCCTTTTTGCAGTTTATCTTTTAGGCGTTTAAcagatataaaaatatatataaaataaataacaccATATACAACAAAATAGCATACTTTATTAATAAACACCATTTACAATGTCTATTTCAGTTTTCACAGCTATTTTTCAAAGTAGAAGATGCTCCTCCAGCGGGCCATCTTCCACCTCCTCCAAGCCATGAAGAAGGGTCACCACCCTTAACTCCTTCTTCAGGAGCAGCAGTTGTATGCCCTCTCGGCCAAGGACATACGCAGGGCTGTTAATCCCAAGCACTTGCTTATACTTCTCAAGACGACGAACCTCTTCAGGACCAAGTGCATTCGGGCCTCTGAACTGCATCCGTATTAGTTTTGCTCGAAGACGAGCAAGTTTTCCTTCGACGAAATCTTCATGAGCAATTCTCCAATTATCCATTTTTTTTTGCTTATCTGATTTAATATCTACGTGCATATCCTCATCTCTCCTTCTTTTTATATAGAATAAAAGCTCAAACATCGAAGAGTCTCTCacatttattatctttaaatttATTCAGAATATAAAGAGTCTATTACGTATGCTTTCACACAATAAGACACTGTTCAGGACAAAATATCTCTGAAATTTGATTGCATGCCATAATTACCTGATAACATAGTTTTTCGTGCTTATTATTACATATTGCAGTTTACCTTTATTAATTTAGCATTACCATCAAAACAGTTTGGGAAAACAGTTCATGCACAATATCATTTTAgtaaaatttcttttattgaTACTTGAAATCAAAAGACTACAATCACACACTTTTTATTTCCCTCATCTTGAggaaaatctcaaaactccagTTCGTCACCCATGCTCGTAGAGGAGCAACTGAAGGATCCACTAGCTCATCGGTCGCAATGCAAACCAATGTGATATACTCTTTACTGAGCATCATATAAAGAACATTCTTGTCCTTAAAAATGTCTCTGGGTTCAAATGTGTCCAGTGTTATCATGTAGTACATCGCCccctgagctatctcctttgcATCCTCAAATTTCCTCGGAGGAAATTGAGCATGATGATACATGTGGAGTTCTTCTATCTTCAGCCAGACTTTCATCACTTTCTCATAAACCCTTTCCTCGATCCTCTTCTTTTCAAACTCAAAGTAACTCTCTCGACATGCCTCACATGCCACATATGGACTTTGACCAAAACCAAACAAGGGAACAATGTTACTCATCTTTCTCTACTCAACTGAATTTATAAAATCAATCATCCTACTATAAGTTCACTATTTATAGTTGGAACGCGTAGCCCTTTTAGAGGGAAATATGTGTATCATCTCCCGCCTTACTGtactatttattataaatttcaaaattggTCTATGTGATACGTCACTCTCTTGTATTATTGACCAAATCACCCATTATACACCATATCAGTTTCTCATAAACCCTAAACGCCTAAACTAACTTCGTTAAAACTTCTCTGTTTGATTCACAGGAACTATTTCCATGGCTACCTCATCTGCAGTGTACATTCTCAATGCCCTCGCCGTCGATTTTGAATCTCTGTATGGAATGGATAAACCAGGCATATCCAAGGTTTGCACTGCTCTTGAACAATATGAACTTCACCCTTTTTTGgatatccaaaacttgaatatcTATCAAACGGACCTGTTATCGTTATATCATAACTATACGCTCAACAATGATGGCATTTTATTACTTTCTCTCGGAGGACATACTATTCAAATCAGTGAAGAATTCTTTGCCAACACTTTCAGTTTACCCACTTCAGGGAATACTGACTTCAATATTGTATCAACCACTGATATCACTAAAATGCAAAGCATATTTTCTGGCTAAACTCAACCGATTTCTCTGTCTggatataaaagagatttaaagCCTGAATATTAAATGCTAGCTGACATTGTTGC
Proteins encoded:
- the LOC140877889 gene encoding secreted RxLR effector protein 161-like, producing the protein MQEKFEMSMMGELNFFLGLQVRLMENGTFISQTKYTKELIKKFDMENCTVATTPMGVSIKLDKDEWVISVDETMYRGLIGSLLYLTASRPDIVFAICLCARFQSNPKQSHFIAGKRILRYLKETQNVRLWYAKHNSFNLVGYSDADYARCKLDRKSTSGSCQFLGNILISWFSKKQTSIATSTTEAKYLAAGSCCAQLLWIQQQLRDYGIEEQDSPIFCDNTSTIAITYNSIFHSRTKHIEVCIILSVIMHSRRISD